ATCAATCTCGTTGAGATATTAATGGACGTGGTATCAATCTTGTTCCCATTAACTCTTTTATCCTCTCAAACTTCAACATAGCTTCACGTTTTAGTTGACACTTTTGTTCCTTTTTTTTTGGGTATAGAATCAATGGTTTAGTGTGTTTTGTGGGATTGTATCGAGAGCGTTGACGCTAGAAGTTCTATCAACTGGAATCGCAGGGAACTACAATGGGGCACTACAAGTGGTATGAGAACATCCATTTAGTTACTTGCTTAACAAGCTATTACTCAGAAACATGTTTTAATCATTAACTTCTCGTGTATTTGATATTTTTCTGATATGTGAAGATGACAGCTGAGTTCCAAGTCCCTTCACCGCTTGTCCCGACACGTGAGAACTACTTTTTGAGGTACTGTAAGCAGCATGGAGACAATACTTGGGCGGTTGTTGATGTCTCTTTAGACAACCTACGACCGAGTCCGATCACTAGAAGTAGAAGAAGACCCTCTGGTTGTCTGATTCAAGAATTGCAAAATGGCTACTCTAAGGTAAATTTTTAAAAATGGTTAAATATTTATCAAAAGTATGAGGTGTTTTTTTTTATTGGCATTTGTTGAAGGTGACATGGGTAGAGCATATGGAGGTGGATGATAGATCAGTTCACACCATGTATAAACCATTGGTTAATACCGGTTTAGCTTTTGGTGCGAAACGTTGGGTGGCTACACTTGACCGGCAATGCGAGCGGCTAGCTAGCTCCATGGCCAGCAACATTCCAACCGGTGATCTTTCCGGTACATTATTATTATACGTACACATCAAATCAGTTTAGGGCCATTCTAATCAAAATTTAAATTTCGGGGTAAAAATAGAGAAAATAGTATTTACTGATTAGGTCCCTTTTTGTGGTAATTATGTATAGTGATAACGAGTCCTGAGGGGAGGAAGAGCATGTTGAAACTAGCAGAGAGGATGGCGAGGAGCTTCTGTAGCGGAGTAGGCGCGTCGACTGCACACGCATGGACGACATTAGCCACCACAGGATCCGACGATGTTCGAGTCATGACCCGGAAGAGCATGGATGATCCAGGGAGACCTCCGGGTATCGTCTTGAGCGCGGCTACATCGTTTTGGATCCCAGTGGCACCTAAACGAGTGTTTGATTTTCTCAAAGACGAAAACTCTAGAAGCGAAGTAAAGAAAACAAAACCTTTTTCTTTACGTTCTTGTCTTCTTGATGGAAAGATCTTAATGATTGTGTTTGGTTCTGTAGTGGGACATACTTTCAAACGGAGGCTTGGTTCAAGAAATGGCTCATATAGCAAATGGTCGTGATCCTGGGAACTGTGTCTCCTTGCTACGAGTCAATGTAAGAAACGTTAGTGCTTTGTTGTGTTTGAACAAACGTCTTGATTTTCGTTTTGTTTTAAAAAAAGAAACAGGGCACGAACTCAGGACAGGGCAACATGTTGATATTACAAGAAAGTTGTACGGACGTGTCAGGATCGTATGTGATATACGCACCAGTCGATGTAGCAGCTATGGACGTTGTCCTGAGCGGTGGGGATCCAGATTACGTGGCTTTGTTACCATCCGGGTTTGCTATATTGCCTGATGGTGGAGAAGGAGGAGACGCTAGTGCCGGAGCTGAAGGAGGAGGAAATAATCTTGAAGTGGTTAATTCCGGTTCGCTACTAACCGTGGCGTTTCAGATAATTGTTGACTCTGTTCCAACCGCTAAACTCTCTCTAGGGTCAGTGACTACAGTCAATAGTCTGATCAAATGCACCGCCGAGAGGATCAAAGGTGCGCTGGCATGCGACGGAGCTTGATCGGAGTTTTTCAAGTAAACAGTTTTCTCTGCAAGTTTATTATTTGGATAATCTTGTATTCTTGATCTATTACACAAGATTAATTTATGTTTTGGCATGTGTATATGCAGAAGTAAAAGGGAGGTTTATGAGTTTTTTCATGGCAATATTGCTTCATGTTTTAATAGTCTTGTGAGATCCTCCAAAGGAAGTCAAGAAGAAAGAAGGAAACGGTTTGTTGTGGTTCCGGCGGTTTAATGTTTTGCGTTTTCTCTGTTATTATTTTATCATTCACTAGCGAGAGCGAATGCACAGGGAAGAAGCTTACAGACCTCTGTTCCTTTTACCATTTCTTCCACTTAGCCCCATGGAACAATATGCTACTACTGAAATCTTAGATGTTAGTGTTTTGCTACTCTTTATATTATTAAGCCACTCTTGTAGTACTGATATTTTTTTTTATAACGTCTGATTTTCATTAATGAAATGATGAGTTTACATAATCTTCATGAAGAAGATTAGTTATAAAACATGGAACATAATAATGAAATCGGTAAGTAGCGCCATTGAGGTGTTGATGAGTTGCCAACTTTTTTTTTTTTTTTTTTTTTTTTTTTTTTTGAACAAATGAGTTTGCCAACTTATCTGCTACTTTATTTGCTTCTCTTTCAATCCATTGATACCTAACTCCTTCAAATCTTCTTTCCCACCACTTGATATCTCTTATCCAATTGTATAGACCAAAGTGTTTACATTGATAGTTGAGAAGTTGTATGGCTTTTTGACTATCTCCTTCAATAATGACACGTCTATATCCTTTGCTCCAACAGTATTGCAACGACATAAGGATTGCCTGTAGTTCCCTTTCTAAAGCAGTGCTCACTCTCTTCCCTTCTACTTGAACCGCTCCTCTATAGCATCCATGTTCATCTCGCAAGACCCATCCTCCAGTATTCGGTGCTTCTTCATTTATAAAAGATCCATCCACATTACATTTCATCCAACCTGCATCTGGTAGTTTCCATCTGTGTTTCCTTTGCACTCGATTAGATATATTGTGCCGCGGTAACTCCTCTTGCATCATCTCAACTTCCTTCCATTCATTTGCATCAAATTTTGCATACTTGATCACATTCTGCCAATGATACCCTTTTTGTTGAAAGATCATTAGATTTCTACTCTTCCATAGACGCCATAAAATCCACCAGTGTAAATCCTGTAGATGGGATAATCTCACTGAAGTTGAGCATTGTAAGCAGGCTTCAATCTTTTCCTCAAAAGTAGTTGTTGCCTTGTAGTACTGATATTATAAGATTGTTTATGAAACTGTATTTTATCCCCTATATATTAAAGGAAAATCATTACAATATTTTTTTGTAGCCACGTATCATCACCAAAATCATTCTTATAATCTTTAGAAAAATATGTTGGTCCATCTAAACATATAATAAGATTTTTATTAAACTAACCATAAATTTTTCCTATTAATGTTCTTCATAGTTTCCTTAAATAAAAATTACGGAATTGCCTAATATGGCTAAAGTATATATAACAATTAATGATTTTGAATAATAAAGATTTGATAAAATTAGTTTATCCTCTATCATTTCTTTTAAAATTTTAACTCATTAAAATAAATTAAATAAACTCATTAACTATATAATAAAAAATTAATTTTTTCGTATATATTACATTTTGTATTTTAAAAATGACTATAAATGACTAAAGCTGTTGAAATTTTCACATTGAAATTTTTGTGATCCATGGTTTAAAATTTCTGTTATGACAAGATACAAATTATTACAAAACTATATAATAAATATTAATATATATATATATATATATTAATAAAATAAATTATATACCATATAAAATACATAAACATTTTATTTTCAAAATTTGCTTTGATTTTTTTATATAAGATTTGAAAAAATATTCACAACTTAATATTTAGATTTTAAACTTTGCATTGTTTTTTTTCAAAAATTATAAATTACTAAAACTATTAAAAATTCCACAAAAACAATTTGTTATCAGTGAATTAAAGTTTTTGTTATTAAAAAATACAAATGATCAAAAAAAAAAGAGAATAAAATATTATTTAACATATATCATTATTAAAAATGTACTATATGTCTATGTTAATATCATTAATTATATACCATATAAAATAGAAACAATGTTTGTTTGGATTAATAAAATTTATTTATGTGTTCGCACCAATTTAGTTATATACGTAATAGTTTTGCTGAATTTTTTTAATTATTCAATATATATTTATTATCTTATAATATGTAAAAGAATATATAATACGTGAATGTAAATTACATATAATTTTATCCCGTACATGACGCGGATCTTAAGCTAGTTAGTTAGTATTTTCAGAAATACTTTATAAACACTATGCTTTATGTTTTTGTTCCAAACCTAGCATTATTAGGATCTTTAATAATCACAAATTCTTGTATATTATATTTTGATTTTTTTTCAAGGAATTTCAAAATTCACAATAAATTTATAAGTTGGGCTGTCGTTTGTTGAAGACGATAATGCTACATTGATATGTCCCAGTAATATGTGATATACATACGTGCTTTGCTGCCACTAGTAATTTAAAAATATTGTCGTCAGTCCTGGAAATCTCAAGTCATTTTCTTTAGAAGTGACCCATGACTTAAATTAATAGATCAATCATTCCCAAACCAAAAAACAAACATATATATTTGGCTGGTCCATCCAGATTCTGTATACTATTGCCAGTTTTCATCCGTCAGATTTTTAAAATTTTCAAATCAAGTAGCTCTGAATTGGTGAAATATCATTATCAAACAGAAATGGAACAAGCCACTAGTTTTCTTTCTCTATATATCCTCTACTCTATAAATAACATCAACAGCAAGTGAACCCCCACGAAAAAAAAATATAGTTTCAATGGAGACCAAACCATCAATGTGCCTTTCTCTCTTACCATTCTCGTTCCTCTGCTTCACCATCATAACGTTGGCCTCATCATCATCAACATGGTATGATGATCATATCTCACTGAGAGAGGTTAGCCAAGAAGAAAATTTCAATTTCGGAAATGACTTCCTCTTTGGCACTGCTTCTTCTGCTTACCAGGTTCTTAAACCTAGCTTCTTTTTGTTTTTACTTCAATGCTCAGTTATTAATAATACTTATGAGAATAGAGTCTGTATGTTTCTTATTATCATAAACATAATGAGCCTTTTATATATAGGGAATTACATCGTCATAGAATAATGGAAAGACTAAAGAAAGGAAATACAAATATGGAAATAGTACAAATCATAAACCAATAAGGAAAAGAAAAAAGGTAGCCGACTCTCTCTCCTCTAGACTAGCGGATGACTCTCTCTCTCTCTAGCATTGAGCCGGTTATGGACATCCACAATATGATTTATAACACTCCCCCTTGGATGTCATAACCATACAGAGTTTGTAATACGCTTTGGATGTTGCCTCATTAAAACCCTACCAGGAAAACCCAGTAGGACAAAACCATGGTGAAGGAAAAAGAGTACAAAACGTATTACTCCCCCTGTTCTGAACATCACTAGAGGTCTTTCAGTCTACGCATCCCAGTCTAATGTGTGAGCTTCCTGAACGTCCAGGTAGGAAGTGACTTGGTAAATAGATC
This sequence is a window from Brassica oleracea var. oleracea cultivar TO1000 chromosome C1, BOL, whole genome shotgun sequence. Protein-coding genes within it:
- the LOC106329447 gene encoding homeobox-leucine zipper protein MERISTEM L1-like isoform X3; the encoded protein is MYQPNMFEAHQHMFDMTPKESDTDLGLTGSREDDFETKSGAEVTMENLLEEELQDPNQRPNKKKRYHRHTQRQIQELESFFKECPHPDDKQRKELSRELNLEPLQIKFWFQNKRTQMKAHHERHDNSILKADNDKLRAENNRYKDALSNATCPNCGGPAAIGEMSFDEQHLRIENARLREEIDRISSMAAKYVGKPLSSHSTQLTSSHYIPSRSLDLEAVNFGTNHQTSFVGEMHGTSDIMRSVSIPCEADKPIIVELAVAAMEELVTMAQTSDLLWVLNDNLGEILNEEEYFRMFPRCIGPKPIGFRSEASRESTVVIMNHINLVEILMDVNQWFSVFCGIVSRALTLEVLSTGIAGNYNGALQVMTAEFQVPSPLVPTRENYFLRYCKQHGDNTWAVVDVSLDNLRPSPITRSRRRPSGCLIQELQNGYSKLKVTWVEHMEVDDRSVHTMYKPLVNTGLAFGAKRWVATLDRQCERLASSMASNIPTGDLSVITSPEGRKSMLKLAERMARSFCSGVGASTAHAWTTLATTGSDDVRVMTRKSMDDPGRPPGIVLSAATSFWIPVAPKRVFDFLKDENSRSEWDILSNGGLVQEMAHIANGRDPGNCVSLLRVNGTNSGQGNMLILQESCTDVSGSYVIYAPVDVAAMDVVLSGGDPDYVALLPSGFAILPDGGEGGDASAGAEGGGNNLEVVNSGSLLTVAFQIIVDSVPTAKLSLGSVTTVNSLIKCTAERIKGALACDGA
- the LOC106329447 gene encoding homeobox-leucine zipper protein MERISTEM L1-like isoform X4; translation: MYQPNMFEAHQHMFDMTPKESDTDLGLTGSREDDFETKSGAEVTMENLLEEELQDPNQRPNKKKRYHRHTQRQIQELESFFKECPHPDDKQRKELSRELNLEPLQIKFWFQNKRTQMKAHHERHDNSILKADNDKLRAENNRYKDALSNATCPNCGGPAAIGEMSFDEQHLRIENARLREEIDRISSMAAKYVGKPLSSHSTQLTSSHYIPSRSLDLEAVNFGTNHQTSFVGEMHGTSDIMRSVSIPCEADKPIIVELAVAAMEELVTMAQTSDLLWVLNDNLGEILNEEEYFRMFPRCIGPKPIGFRSEASRESTVVIMNHINLVEILMDVNQWFSVFCGIVSRALTLEVLSTGIAGNYNGALQVMTAEFQVPSPLVPTRENYFLRYCKQHGDNTWAVVDVSLDNLRPSPITRSRRRPSGCLIQELQNGYSKVTWVEHMEVDDRSVHTMYKPLVNTGLAFGAKRWVATLDRQCERLASSMASNIPTGDLSVITSPEGRKSMLKLAERMARSFCSGVGASTAHAWTTLATTGSDDVRVMTRKSMDDPGRPPGIVLSAATSFWIPVAPKRVFDFLKDENSRSEWDILSNGGLVQEMAHIANGRDPGNCVSLLRVNGTNSGQGNMLILQESCTDVSGSYVIYAPVDVAAMDVVLSGGDPDYVALLPSGFAILPDGGEGGDASAGAEGGGNNLEVVNSGSLLTVAFQIIVDSVPTAKLSLGSVTTVNSLIKCTAERIKGALACDGA
- the LOC106329447 gene encoding homeobox-leucine zipper protein MERISTEM L1-like isoform X2, translated to MYQPNMFEAHQHMFDMTPKESDTDLGLTGSREDDFETKSGAEVTMENLLEEELQDPNQRPNKKKRYHRHTQRQIQELESFFKECPHPDDKQRKELSRELNLEPLQIKFWFQNKRTQMKAHHERHDNSILKADNDKLRAENNRYKDALSNATCPNCGGPAAIGEMSFDEQHLRIENARLREEIDRISSMAAKYVGKPLSSHSTQLTSSHYIPSRSLDLEAVNFGTNHQTSFVGEMHGTSDIMRSVSIPCEADKPIIVELAVAAMEELVTMAQTSDLLWVLNDNLGEILNEEEYFRMFPRCIGPKPIGFRSEASRESTVVIMNHINLVEILMDVNQWFSVFCGIVSRALTLEVLSTGIAGNYNGALQVMTAEFQVPSPLVPTRENYFLRYCKQHGDNTWAVVDVSLDNLRPSPITRSRRRPSGCLIQELQNGYSKVTWVEHMEVDDRSVHTMYKPLVNTGLAFGAKRWVATLDRQCERLASSMASNIPTGDLSVITSPEGRKSMLKLAERMARSFCSGVGASTAHAWTTLATTGSDDVRVMTRKSMDDPGRPPGIVLSAATSFWIPVAPKRVFDFLKDENSRSEWDILSNGGLVQEMAHIANGRDPGNCVSLLRVNKQGTNSGQGNMLILQESCTDVSGSYVIYAPVDVAAMDVVLSGGDPDYVALLPSGFAILPDGGEGGDASAGAEGGGNNLEVVNSGSLLTVAFQIIVDSVPTAKLSLGSVTTVNSLIKCTAERIKGALACDGA
- the LOC106329447 gene encoding homeobox-leucine zipper protein MERISTEM L1-like isoform X6, yielding MYQPNMFEAHQHMFDMTPKESDTDLGLTGSREDDFETKSGAEVTMENLLEEELQDPNQRPNKKKRYHRHTQRQIQELESFFKECPHPDDKQRKELSRELNLEPLQIKFWFQNKRTQMKAHHERHDNSILKADNDKLRAENNRYKDALSNATCPNCGGPAAIGEMSFDEQHLRIENARLREEIDRISSMAAKYVGKPLSSHSTQLTSSHYIPSRSLDLEAVNFGTNHQTSFVGEMHGTSDIMRSVSIPCEADKPIIVELAVAAMEELVTMAQTSDLLWVLNDNLGEILNEEEYFRMFPRCIGPKPIGFRSEASRESTVVIMNHINLVEILMDVNQWFSVFCGIVSRALTLEVLSTGIAGNYNGALQVMTAEFQVPSPLVPTRENYFLRYCKQHGDNTWAVVDVSLDNLRPSPITRSRRRPSGCLIQELQNGYSKVTWVEHMEVDDRSVHTMYKPLVNTGLAFGAKRWVATLDRQCERLASSMASNIPTVITSPEGRKSMLKLAERMARSFCSGVGASTAHAWTTLATTGSDDVRVMTRKSMDDPGRPPGIVLSAATSFWIPVAPKRVFDFLKDENSRSEWDILSNGGLVQEMAHIANGRDPGNCVSLLRVNKQGTNSGQGNMLILQESCTDVSGSYVIYAPVDVAAMDVVLSGGDPDYVALLPSGFAILPDGGEGGDASAGAEGGGNNLEVVNSGSLLTVAFQIIVDSVPTAKLSLGSVTTVNSLIKCTAERIKGALACDGA
- the LOC106329447 gene encoding homeobox-leucine zipper protein MERISTEM L1-like isoform X5, encoding MYQPNMFEAHQHMFDMTPKESDTDLGLTGSREDDFETKSGAEVTMENLLEEELQDPNQRPNKKKRYHRHTQRQIQELESFFKECPHPDDKQRKELSRELNLEPLQIKFWFQNKRTQMKAHHERHDNSILKADNDKLRAENNRYKDALSNATCPNCGGPAAIGEMSFDEQHLRIENARLREEIDRISSMAAKYVGKPLSSHSTQLTSSHYIPSRSLDLEAVNFGTNHQTSFVGEMHGTSDIMRSVSIPCEADKPIIVELAVAAMEELVTMAQTSDLLWVLNDNLGEILNEEEYFRMFPRCIGPKPIGFRSEASRESTVVIMNHINLVEILMDVNQWFSVFCGIVSRALTLEVLSTGIAGNYNGALQVMTAEFQVPSPLVPTRENYFLRYCKQHGDNTWAVVDVSLDNLRPSPITRSRRRPSGCLIQELQNGYSKLKVTWVEHMEVDDRSVHTMYKPLVNTGLAFGAKRWVATLDRQCERLASSMASNIPTVITSPEGRKSMLKLAERMARSFCSGVGASTAHAWTTLATTGSDDVRVMTRKSMDDPGRPPGIVLSAATSFWIPVAPKRVFDFLKDENSRSEWDILSNGGLVQEMAHIANGRDPGNCVSLLRVNKQGTNSGQGNMLILQESCTDVSGSYVIYAPVDVAAMDVVLSGGDPDYVALLPSGFAILPDGGEGGDASAGAEGGGNNLEVVNSGSLLTVAFQIIVDSVPTAKLSLGSVTTVNSLIKCTAERIKGALACDGA
- the LOC106329447 gene encoding homeobox-leucine zipper protein MERISTEM L1-like isoform X1, whose amino-acid sequence is MYQPNMFEAHQHMFDMTPKESDTDLGLTGSREDDFETKSGAEVTMENLLEEELQDPNQRPNKKKRYHRHTQRQIQELESFFKECPHPDDKQRKELSRELNLEPLQIKFWFQNKRTQMKAHHERHDNSILKADNDKLRAENNRYKDALSNATCPNCGGPAAIGEMSFDEQHLRIENARLREEIDRISSMAAKYVGKPLSSHSTQLTSSHYIPSRSLDLEAVNFGTNHQTSFVGEMHGTSDIMRSVSIPCEADKPIIVELAVAAMEELVTMAQTSDLLWVLNDNLGEILNEEEYFRMFPRCIGPKPIGFRSEASRESTVVIMNHINLVEILMDVNQWFSVFCGIVSRALTLEVLSTGIAGNYNGALQVMTAEFQVPSPLVPTRENYFLRYCKQHGDNTWAVVDVSLDNLRPSPITRSRRRPSGCLIQELQNGYSKLKVTWVEHMEVDDRSVHTMYKPLVNTGLAFGAKRWVATLDRQCERLASSMASNIPTGDLSVITSPEGRKSMLKLAERMARSFCSGVGASTAHAWTTLATTGSDDVRVMTRKSMDDPGRPPGIVLSAATSFWIPVAPKRVFDFLKDENSRSEWDILSNGGLVQEMAHIANGRDPGNCVSLLRVNKQGTNSGQGNMLILQESCTDVSGSYVIYAPVDVAAMDVVLSGGDPDYVALLPSGFAILPDGGEGGDASAGAEGGGNNLEVVNSGSLLTVAFQIIVDSVPTAKLSLGSVTTVNSLIKCTAERIKGALACDGA